Below is a genomic region from Fervidobacterium sp..
GAAACAAAAATCCAATCAAAATTCGAAAGATTCAATTCATTGACCAACTTAAGATATGATTCATTACCCACAAAAAAAGATATCTTTTCACTTTCAAAACGTTTAATGAATTCTGGTTTGAATGGCACTTTTGAAGATACAAAAAGAGGAACGTTAAAGTACTCAGATATAAAGAAACCCTCCGCAAAACATGATGGAGCTACCAAAACTGCTCCGTTTTTATTCTCTGGGGCAAAAGGCTTACCAAGCGGACCAAGAATATCGATCTCTTCGTCAGCTGTTACAATATACTTTGAACCATTACCAACAACTTTAACAGAGATACTCATCGAACCATCGTACATTCCAAGCGTAAAAGGTTTCCTTGTAAGACTCTCAGGGGTAGCAATCATGCAAAATTGCCCAGGATAATAATTCAGATCTAGCTCAGATCTTCTTTCAAATACTATGAAAAACGTATCATCAGTAATTTCTAAGATCTTAGATTTTTTGAAAAAATACGAATTTATTCTCTCAACTGTTGATTTACTCATCGATGAATTCACCATTCCAATACACCCACCTTCCATTCTTCCTCACGCCTAAGATCTTTCCTTTCAGTTTATAGCCATCGAAGGCACAGTTTTTCCCTTTACTAAAAAATCTACTTGCCTCCACCATGTATTCTGCCTCAGGATCAATCAAAACAGCGTCTTTTGGAAATTGAAGTCCAAAATCACTATACGATTTGCCTAATACGTGCAATGGATTTTGTGTTAGATTTTCTAAAACAAGCCTTATATCAGAAAACACAGTCAAATATACAGAAAACGCAACTTCTATGTGCGAACTACCGTATGGTGCATCCTCATATCTCAAAGGTTTTTCAGGATGCGGTGCATGGTCTGTTGCAAAGCAATTTATAATTCTTTCTTTCAAAGCCTTTACTAGTTC
It encodes:
- a CDS encoding oxidoreductase codes for the protein MEGGCIGMVNSSMSKSTVERINSYFFKKSKILEITDDTFFIVFERRSELDLNYYPGQFCMIATPESLTRKPFTLGMYDGSMSISVKVVGNGSKYIVTADEEIDILGPLGKPFAPENKNGAVLVAPSCFAEGFFISEYFNVPLFVSSKVPFKPEFIKRFESEKISFFVGNESYLKLVNELNLSNFDWIFVSGSKTMEWLAFEHLKNKKTYFSLNEYMGCGLGACKSCAVETVNGIKHVCTEGPVFRGDEVWKRLETRTN